From Streptomyces sp. NBC_01551:
TCGCTGGCGGTGGTGGCGTGCACGGTGGCGCTGGCGGCGTTCGCGGTGGCGGTGATCCTCTGAGCCGCTGATGTGATGGTCCGCCTTGTCGCGCGTCCCCACGCCACTGGGGGACAGAACGGGCGATCCCGGATGATTCGCACTAGCCTCGGCCGCATGACGACCTTGCACCACGAACACCCCACGCACGAGCACACGCACGGCCCCGGCTGTGGCCACACGGAGGTCGAACACGGCGACCACGTCGACTACGCGCACGACGGCCACCTGCACCGCGAGCACTCCGGGCACTGGGACGAGTGCGAGCCCTCGGGCCACACGGCCCACGCCGACCACGACCACGCCCACCGCCCGGGCTGCGGGCACGAGGCGGTCCCGCACGGGGACCACGTGGACTACGTCCACGACGGCCACCGCCACGCCGAGCACGACGGCCACTACGACGACCACTAGTGCGGTCACGGCACCAGGGTCCCCACCCCCTGCTCTCCCCCGGCGCCGTGACGGCTGGCAGGATGCCGACTGCCTGTCACAGCGAGCCGGGGAGAGCGCACATGACCGTCGACGAGCCCTACGTCGTCCAGCCCGCCGCCGGGGTCCACGCCTACGTCCAGCCGGACGGCGGCTGGTGCCTCAACAACGCCGGCTGGGTCAGTGACGGCGGCCGCACGCTGCTCATCGACACCGCCGCCACCGAGCGGCGGGCGCTGGCGCTGCGCGACGCGGTGGTGGCGGCCGGGGCGCCGCTGCCGCGCATGGTGGTCAACACCCACCACCACGGAGACCACACCTACGGCAACGGCGTGTTCGCCCCCGACGCACTGATCCTCGGGCACGACAACGCGCGGGCCGAGCAGCTCGCGGCCGGACACCAGCTGGAGATGATCTGGCCGGCCACCGACTTCGGGGCCATAGAGATCACCGCGCCCGACCTCACGTACAGCGACCGGACGACCCTCTACGTGGGCGACACCGAGGTACGGGTCATCCACCCGGGCGTCGCGCACACCACCGGGGACTCCCTCGTCTGGCTGCCGCGGCAGCGCACCGTGTTCACCGGCGACCTGGTCTTCGCCGGGGGGACGCCGTTCCTGGCGATGGGCTCGCTGGCCGGGTCGCTGCGGGCGCTGGAGCTGCTGCGCTCGCTGGGCGCGGAGACCGTCGTACCGGGGCACGGGCCGCTGACCGACCCCTCGGCCTACGACTCCACCGAGCGCTACCTGCGGTACGTGGCCGAGCTGGCCGGGGAGGGCCGGGCGAAGGGCCTGACCCCGCTGGAGGTGGCCCGGCAGGCGGACCTCGGCGAGTTCGCGGCCTGGCGGGAGAGCGAGCGGCTGGTGGCGAACGTACACCGGGCGTACGCGGAGCTGGCCGGGGAGCCGGAGGGGGCGCCGCTGGACATCCTGGCGGTGCTGCGGGACATGACGGTGATGAACGGCGGGACGCCGATCCTCTGCCACGCCTGACCGGGGCGGGCCCCGAGCCGGATGGGGCCCGGCCCTCGAGCCGGATCCGGCCGGGCCCCGCGCCCGGCCGGTCCGGGCCGGACTCGTCGGCCGCTCCCTCTGGACGGCATACCGACTGGTCGGCATGATGGCTCTCGTTCGTTTCGTCGTCGTCAACTCCGTACGGAGGCGCGCACCATGACCTCAGCTCCAGCCCCCGGCCCGGCCGACCCACGCGGTCTCGATCTGGAGCGGCTGCGCGGCCATCTCGACGCCGCGCTGCCGGGACTCGTCGCCGGGGCGCTGAGCGGCCGGCTGATCGAGGGCGGCCGCTCGAACCTCACGTACGAGATCACCGACGGCAGCTCCCGCTGGGTGGTGCGGCGCCCGCCGCTCGGCCACGTCCTGGCCACCGCGCACGACATGCGGCGCGAGCACCGGGTCATCGCGGCGCTGCACGGCACGGCCGTACCGGTGCCGCAGCCCTTGCTGCTATGCGAGGACGAGACGGTGCTCGGTGCGCCGTTCTACGTCATGGAGTACGTGGCCGGGGTGCCGTACCGGACGGCCGGCGAGCTCGCCGCCATCGGCCCGGAGCGGACCCGGCGGGCGGTGCTGGGCCTGGTGGACACCCTGGTCGAGCTGCACGCGGTGGATCCGGAGGCGGTGGGTCTGGGCGACTTCGGCCGGCCCGAGGGATTCCTCGACCGGCAGCTGCGGCGCTGGGGCAAGCAGCTGGCGGCCTCGCGGGGCCGGGAGCTGGCCGGGATCGACGAGCTGCACGGCGCGCTCGGCCGGGCCCTGCCGCACTCCCCCGCCCCCACGGTGGTGCACGGGGACTTCCGGCTCGACAACGTGCTGATCGGCGGACCGGACGACACGATCCGGGCGGTGCTGGACTGGGAGATGTCCACGCTCGGCGATCCGCTGACGGACCTCGGGCTGCTGGTGATGTACAGCTCGGACCTGGGGCTGACCGACTCCCCGGTCAGCACGACGAGCGCGGCGCCGGGCCACCCGGCGCCGGCCGAGTTGATCGAGCGCTACGCCGCCCGCTCGGGACGGGACACCGGGGCGATCGCCTGGTACACGGCCTTCGCCTGGTTCAAGCTCGCGGTGATCCTCGAAGGCATCCACTACCGCTACACGCTCGGGCAGACGGTGGGCGCGGGCTTCGACCGGATCGGCGAACTGGTCCCGGTCTTCATCGAGCACGGCCTGACCACCCTCCAGGCCCCCCGTACGTTCCAGAACGGCCAGGAAGGCTGACACACCCATGGACTTCGCATTCGACGCCCGGACCGAGGAACTCCGTGAGCGGCTCCTCGCGTTCATGGACGAGTACGTGTACCCGGCGGAACCCGTCGCCGCCGAGCAGCGCGCGCGGCTGGCCTCGCCCTGGGACACCCCGGCCGTCTTCGGTGAACTGAAGGCCGAGGCGCGCCGTCAGGGCCTGTGGAACCTCTTCCTGCCCGACGCCGAGCACGGCGCCGGGCTGACCAACCTCCAGTACGCCCCGCTCGCCGAGATCACCGGCCGCAGCCCGCACCTGGCGCCGACGGCGACGAACTGCGCCGCCCCGGACACCGGGAACATGGAGCTGCTCGCGCAGTTCGGCGACGAGGAGCAGAAGAAGCAGTGGCTGGAGCCGCTGCTGGCCGGGGAGATCCGGTCCGCCTTCGCGATGACCGAGCCGGACGTGGCCTCCTCGGATGCGACGAACATCGAGACCCGCATCGAGCGTTCGGCGAGCGGTGACGAGTACGTGGTCACCGGCCGCAAGTGGTTCATCTCCGGGGCCATGAACCCGGACTGCAAGATCTTCATCGTGATGGGCAAGACCGACCCGGAGGGCGCCGATCCGCGCCGCCAGCAGTCGATGATCCTGGTCCCGCGCGACACCCCGGGCGTCGAGGTG
This genomic window contains:
- a CDS encoding MBL fold metallo-hydrolase, with translation MTVDEPYVVQPAAGVHAYVQPDGGWCLNNAGWVSDGGRTLLIDTAATERRALALRDAVVAAGAPLPRMVVNTHHHGDHTYGNGVFAPDALILGHDNARAEQLAAGHQLEMIWPATDFGAIEITAPDLTYSDRTTLYVGDTEVRVIHPGVAHTTGDSLVWLPRQRTVFTGDLVFAGGTPFLAMGSLAGSLRALELLRSLGAETVVPGHGPLTDPSAYDSTERYLRYVAELAGEGRAKGLTPLEVARQADLGEFAAWRESERLVANVHRAYAELAGEPEGAPLDILAVLRDMTVMNGGTPILCHA
- a CDS encoding acyl-CoA dehydrogenase family protein, translating into MDFAFDARTEELRERLLAFMDEYVYPAEPVAAEQRARLASPWDTPAVFGELKAEARRQGLWNLFLPDAEHGAGLTNLQYAPLAEITGRSPHLAPTATNCAAPDTGNMELLAQFGDEEQKKQWLEPLLAGEIRSAFAMTEPDVASSDATNIETRIERSASGDEYVVTGRKWFISGAMNPDCKIFIVMGKTDPEGADPRRQQSMILVPRDTPGVEVRRAMTVYGFEDHDHGGHAEVVFDGVRVPAANLIGEEGTGFAIAQARLGPGRIHHCMRLIGMAERAIELMCRRAIGRTAFGKELAAQGVVQNWIADARVTVEQLRLLVLKTAWLMDTVGNRGAHTEIQAIKIATPRAVVGILDQAVQLHGAGGVSQDFPLAELWAAARTLRLADGPDEVHQRSLAHRELKKYAPRP
- a CDS encoding phosphotransferase family protein, with product MTSAPAPGPADPRGLDLERLRGHLDAALPGLVAGALSGRLIEGGRSNLTYEITDGSSRWVVRRPPLGHVLATAHDMRREHRVIAALHGTAVPVPQPLLLCEDETVLGAPFYVMEYVAGVPYRTAGELAAIGPERTRRAVLGLVDTLVELHAVDPEAVGLGDFGRPEGFLDRQLRRWGKQLAASRGRELAGIDELHGALGRALPHSPAPTVVHGDFRLDNVLIGGPDDTIRAVLDWEMSTLGDPLTDLGLLVMYSSDLGLTDSPVSTTSAAPGHPAPAELIERYAARSGRDTGAIAWYTAFAWFKLAVILEGIHYRYTLGQTVGAGFDRIGELVPVFIEHGLTTLQAPRTFQNGQEG